One segment of Pirellulales bacterium DNA contains the following:
- a CDS encoding glycosyltransferase: MSTDRKPKLLWLRFLQPKLPSFVQLHMREQERCMSQYFDLTLVNERSCDYQQLCDQHEPDLAIFETGVYTVQAEVKNTDYSPQVPKLGFVHCDAYCPTRKTAIANMANWGVAGYFGISVSMAEYTPSIAGDMFVWPNFVTPEVFRDYGLAKVVPILFTGSQATHYPWRSRIARIVSRHYPTLHSPHFGWCWKKAKPRTSGFLEGVKYAQLLNSSYIAPTCGTIANEVVRKHFEIPACNSCLLTEKTPGLEAAGFRDMVNCVYTDENDVLDKLEWLFEHPEELARITAAGKALVDSRHTIHHRNQVFDWFNLHRRLKPGQRVVQPGPFEPMRISEIASGEANRHAAANAVDGALLAAGNQRLRAGDYAEAERLYRAGLNYHQPPILDHKFALVKCQLHQGKSAEALATMREHFPSHQSTSEQGFEPDPTEWAWFLVTLLCHGNRREAALRAAQFPHVRNAELDRARQAVAAACQQSSFVASNDTLPQERPTVHRTPCAPPEEWTASLRTMLVACGQQGLAELQTGTSMPRPVEKMQLPASTPAKSKQKLPVSQTLLYHSLNAQSRLARRGKKLQDRWHRVVQKVQHALYTPAPDPFAADAAEMIRLLTREEIGCGVLVGAAQGSWLSEAFMRAMTASPHRPPVICVNRSTDGFATFHRQHAHESGVEFRYLPSDGTATLEGGEASGLLVIEQPDLLENPGQTCAAAQLIVVRQILSAAGHACHHALTAGETHDLVMHEPAASHQYAIFRRATGGACASAVPLRRAA, from the coding sequence ATGAGCACCGACAGAAAGCCGAAGCTCCTGTGGTTGCGGTTTCTGCAGCCGAAGCTCCCCTCGTTCGTGCAACTGCACATGCGCGAGCAGGAACGGTGCATGTCGCAGTACTTTGATTTGACCCTCGTCAACGAGCGGTCATGCGACTACCAGCAGCTCTGCGACCAGCACGAGCCCGATCTGGCCATCTTCGAAACCGGCGTCTACACGGTGCAGGCCGAGGTGAAAAACACGGACTACAGTCCGCAGGTTCCGAAGCTGGGCTTCGTGCATTGCGATGCGTACTGCCCGACACGCAAGACGGCGATCGCGAACATGGCGAATTGGGGCGTGGCGGGCTACTTCGGCATTTCGGTCTCGATGGCCGAATACACGCCATCAATTGCCGGCGACATGTTCGTGTGGCCCAATTTCGTGACCCCGGAAGTGTTTCGCGATTACGGCTTGGCGAAGGTTGTGCCCATCCTGTTCACCGGCAGCCAGGCGACGCATTACCCGTGGCGCAGCCGCATCGCTCGGATCGTATCGCGTCACTACCCGACCTTACACAGCCCGCACTTCGGCTGGTGCTGGAAGAAAGCAAAGCCGCGCACGTCAGGTTTCCTGGAGGGGGTAAAGTACGCCCAGTTGCTGAATTCCTCGTACATCGCCCCCACGTGCGGCACGATCGCCAACGAAGTCGTGCGCAAGCACTTCGAGATCCCCGCCTGCAATAGCTGCTTGTTGACCGAGAAAACGCCCGGCCTCGAGGCTGCTGGTTTTCGAGACATGGTCAATTGCGTCTACACCGACGAAAACGACGTGCTCGACAAGCTCGAATGGCTTTTCGAGCACCCGGAGGAACTCGCGCGGATTACCGCCGCTGGGAAGGCGCTGGTCGATTCTCGACACACGATTCACCACCGAAACCAGGTCTTTGACTGGTTCAACTTGCATCGGCGACTAAAACCGGGGCAGCGCGTCGTGCAGCCGGGCCCGTTCGAGCCGATGCGCATTTCAGAAATCGCCTCCGGCGAGGCTAACAGGCACGCCGCGGCCAACGCCGTCGACGGCGCTTTGCTGGCTGCCGGCAACCAGCGGCTACGCGCGGGGGACTACGCCGAGGCGGAACGCCTCTACCGCGCGGGCCTGAACTACCATCAGCCGCCGATTCTCGACCATAAGTTCGCCCTGGTGAAGTGCCAGCTTCACCAAGGCAAGTCCGCCGAAGCGCTCGCCACGATGCGCGAGCACTTCCCCAGCCACCAGTCGACGAGCGAGCAAGGTTTCGAGCCCGACCCAACGGAATGGGCCTGGTTCCTCGTCACGCTCTTGTGCCACGGCAACCGCCGCGAGGCGGCGTTACGCGCCGCGCAATTTCCACACGTGCGTAACGCGGAACTGGATCGTGCGCGCCAGGCAGTCGCAGCCGCGTGTCAGCAATCGTCCTTTGTCGCATCGAACGACACCTTGCCGCAGGAACGTCCGACCGTGCATCGTACGCCCTGCGCACCGCCCGAAGAGTGGACGGCCAGCTTGCGCACGATGCTCGTCGCTTGCGGACAGCAGGGGCTTGCGGAATTGCAAACTGGGACGAGTATGCCGCGGCCGGTCGAAAAGATGCAACTTCCTGCGTCTACTCCCGCGAAGTCAAAACAGAAATTGCCGGTCAGCCAGACGCTGCTCTATCACTCGCTGAACGCCCAGAGCCGCTTGGCCCGCCGCGGCAAGAAACTACAAGACCGCTGGCACCGTGTCGTGCAAAAAGTCCAGCACGCACTCTATACTCCTGCGCCCGACCCGTTTGCTGCCGACGCAGCAGAAATGATCCGGCTGCTCACGCGCGAAGAGATCGGGTGCGGCGTGCTCGTCGGCGCCGCGCAGGGCTCGTGGCTGTCCGAAGCGTTCATGCGAGCCATGACAGCCAGCCCGCATCGGCCGCCGGTCATCTGCGTCAACCGCTCGACCGACGGGTTCGCCACGTTTCATCGCCAGCATGCCCATGAGTCGGGCGTGGAATTTCGCTACCTGCCGTCCGACGGCACGGCGACGCTGGAAGGTGGCGAAGCGTCAGGGCTGCTCGTGATCGAGCAACCGGATTTGCTCGAAAATCCCGGGCAGACATGTGCCGCCGCGCAGTTGATCGTAGTTCGGCAGATTCTCTCGGCGGCGGGCCATGCCTGTCATCACGCGCTGACCGCCGGCGAGACGCACGATCTGGTCATGCACGAGCCGGCGGCGAGCCATCAGTACGCGATTTTCCGTCGTGCGACGGGCGGAGCTTGCGCGTCGGCGGTCCCGCTGCGACGCGCCGCCTGA
- a CDS encoding Gfo/Idh/MocA family oxidoreductase, translated as MIRVGVIGAGYWGPNLIRNFNVCPDTQLVAVCDRDEARLKKAIAGLPEVQPIRELDELLARGDIDAVAIATPVATHAPMGLAALRAGKHVLLEKPLAASVQEAKELVRVAKDLDRVLMVDHTFIYSGPVQKIKQLIESGEIGDLYFIDSVRINLGLFQHDVNVVWDLAPHDLSILDFLIGRLPKSLSAFGTSHADNVREIEDVAYLNLDMGDGLLASFHVNWLSPVKVRHFIIGGSRKSIVYDDLEPAEKVKVYDRGITVNGDIDARRGVLVGYRTGDVWSPHIAHSEPLALMVKHFAECIRDHKEPLTSGQSGLRVVQILDAAQRSIKAQGGRITL; from the coding sequence ATGATTCGAGTGGGCGTAATCGGCGCCGGCTACTGGGGCCCGAACCTGATTCGTAATTTCAACGTCTGTCCCGACACGCAACTCGTGGCCGTTTGCGATCGGGACGAGGCGCGGCTGAAAAAGGCAATCGCCGGGCTGCCCGAAGTGCAGCCGATCCGCGAACTCGACGAGCTGCTCGCCCGCGGTGATATCGACGCCGTGGCAATTGCCACGCCGGTCGCCACGCACGCACCGATGGGCCTGGCGGCGCTGCGTGCTGGCAAGCACGTATTGCTGGAAAAGCCGCTCGCCGCCTCGGTCCAGGAGGCCAAGGAGCTCGTGCGAGTCGCCAAGGACCTCGACCGGGTGTTGATGGTCGATCACACGTTCATCTACAGCGGACCGGTGCAAAAGATCAAGCAATTGATCGAGTCGGGCGAAATCGGCGACCTGTACTTCATCGACAGCGTGCGGATCAACCTCGGCCTGTTCCAGCACGACGTGAACGTGGTTTGGGATCTTGCGCCGCATGACCTTTCGATTCTCGATTTCCTGATTGGCCGGCTGCCCAAGAGCTTGTCGGCGTTCGGGACTTCGCACGCCGACAACGTGCGCGAGATCGAGGACGTCGCGTATCTGAATCTCGACATGGGCGATGGCCTGCTGGCTTCGTTCCATGTCAATTGGCTGAGCCCGGTGAAAGTCCGACATTTCATTATCGGCGGCAGCCGCAAGAGCATCGTCTACGACGATCTCGAGCCGGCCGAGAAGGTGAAGGTCTACGATCGCGGCATCACGGTGAACGGTGACATCGACGCCCGCCGTGGCGTGCTCGTGGGCTATCGGACCGGCGACGTCTGGTCGCCGCATATTGCACATTCCGAGCCGCTGGCCTTGATGGTCAAGCACTTTGCCGAGTGCATACGCGACCACAAAGAGCCGCTGACCAGCGGTCAATCGGGTCTGCGGGTGGTGCAGATTCTGGACGCGGCCCAGCGCAGCATCAAAGCGCAAGGGGGCCGGATCACGCTGTAA
- a CDS encoding formyltransferase family protein: MRILFVGGMYRGYRLAQRLLERGENIVGAFVYEEDAHEAPKYAEHIASLFASRNVWCKATRKITENHAADVVGRLAPDVIFCLGWRTLIPPGMLAATPRGGIAVHDSLLPRLRGFAPTNWGMILGHERLGATLFQLTDEVDAGVIYFQEKIEPAPRESFASIQERIAEVSVRLFERFLDGARAGTLSPRVQCEELASYACSRRPQDGEINWHESSESIDRLVRALGRPGPGAFTYYQGRELSILDAHALPNPKKFEGRVIGRVFDRDPATGTADVLCGEGVLRIARVQRGAEPEQPAAVVLTSVRESLGMNHSHEIVSLRTRVEELEQLIRRLGASDETQAGAAEGADRIPLPRRASA, encoded by the coding sequence ATGCGAATTCTTTTTGTGGGCGGTATGTACCGCGGCTATCGACTTGCGCAACGCCTGCTCGAGCGCGGCGAGAACATCGTCGGCGCCTTTGTCTACGAGGAAGACGCCCACGAGGCTCCGAAGTACGCCGAGCACATTGCGTCCCTGTTTGCGTCGCGCAACGTGTGGTGCAAAGCCACGCGCAAGATCACCGAGAACCACGCGGCCGACGTCGTCGGTCGCCTGGCGCCGGATGTGATCTTCTGCCTGGGTTGGCGCACGCTCATTCCGCCCGGCATGCTGGCCGCGACGCCACGTGGTGGCATTGCGGTACACGATTCCCTGCTGCCGCGCCTGCGCGGGTTTGCGCCGACGAACTGGGGCATGATCCTGGGGCACGAGCGCTTGGGCGCAACGCTCTTTCAACTCACCGATGAAGTGGACGCCGGTGTGATCTATTTTCAAGAAAAGATCGAGCCTGCTCCGCGTGAAAGCTTTGCGTCGATTCAGGAGCGGATCGCGGAAGTCTCCGTACGGCTGTTCGAGCGTTTTCTCGACGGCGCCCGGGCGGGCACGCTGAGCCCCCGCGTCCAATGCGAGGAACTAGCCAGCTATGCCTGCTCGCGCCGACCGCAAGACGGGGAAATCAACTGGCATGAGTCGAGCGAAAGCATCGATCGGCTGGTGCGCGCGCTAGGGCGCCCCGGGCCGGGCGCTTTCACCTATTACCAGGGGCGCGAGCTGTCGATCCTCGATGCCCACGCATTACCAAACCCGAAGAAATTCGAAGGGCGCGTGATCGGGCGGGTCTTTGATCGCGATCCGGCGACCGGAACGGCCGACGTGTTGTGCGGCGAAGGGGTATTGCGCATTGCGCGCGTGCAGCGCGGCGCCGAGCCCGAGCAACCGGCCGCGGTCGTGCTGACGAGCGTCCGAGAATCCTTGGGGATGAATCATTCGCACGAAATCGTGAGTTTGCGCACGCGCGTCGAGGAGCTGGAACAGCTGATTCGCCGCCTTGGCGCTTCAGACGAAACGCAGGCCGGCGCCGCGGAGGGCGCGGACCGGATTCCCTTGCCGAGGCGCGCTTCGGCGTGA